One segment of Drosophila ananassae strain 14024-0371.13 chromosome 3R, ASM1763931v2, whole genome shotgun sequence DNA contains the following:
- the LOC6497211 gene encoding probable cytochrome P450 4ac2, translated as MIMKILISLPLVLIILYKLWSYLNKKYFILCLCKRVRALDGSPLESRIYIPPSKTPFGNNFDLLDFTPASVFKFMRDAALQAKGRSYLWYFFGTPMYNIVRAEDAEEVFQSSKLITKNVIYDLLKPLLGEGLLTSTDQKWHSRRKTLTPAFHLSVLQSFLNIFKEECKKLVKILHQNPGEELVLNQLIPQFTLNNMCETVLGIKLDDIEEGFQYRQSIHALEEVMLQRIANPLMYNIVYFYLFGDYRKHVDNLKTALDFSSRIIEERRKLFQHKDDVGKRQRYAMLDTLLAAEAEGQIDHQGICDEVNTFMFAAYDTTSTCLIFSLLMLALREDVQERCFEEVLHLPQDHDEASMLQFNELFYLECVIKESLRMLPSIPVIGRKVTEECVVNGLIMPRNTQINLHIYDIMRDPRHFPDPESFQPDRFLTENTTNRHRFGFVPFSAGKRSCIGQKFAILEMKVLLAAILRSFRILPVTTLQSLTFETGIGLRTQQDVKVKLQLRE; from the exons ATGATTATGAAGATCCTGATCAGTCTTCCATTAGTCCTTATAATTCTTTACAAACTTTGGagttatttaaacaaaaagtatTTCATCCTGTGCCTGTGCAAAAGAGTAAGAGCCTTGGATGGCAGTCCTTTGGAGAGCAGGATCTACATACCTCCCTCGAAAACTCCCTTTGGCAACAACTTTGATCTCTTGGACTTTACCCCGG CTTCTGTGTTTAAATTCATGAGGGATGCTGCTCTGCAAGCCAAGGGAAGAAGTTATCTCTGGTACTTCTTCGGAACTCCAATGTACAATATAGTCCGGGCCGAAGACGCTGAAGAAGTATTCCAGAGTTCCAAGCTAATCACAAAAAATGTGATATATGATCTACTGAAGCCATTGTTGGGCGAAGGTCTGCTAACAAGCACAG ACCAGAAATGGCACTCTAGAAGGAAAACTTTGACTCCTGCTTTCCACTTAAGTGTTTTGCAGtcttttttgaatatattcaA GGAGGAGTGCAAAAAACTCGTGaaaattctgcatcaaaatcctggagAGGAACTAGTGTTAAATCAGCTTATTCCACAGTTTACTTTAAACAATATGTGTG AAACCGTTCTAGGCATCAAGCTCGACGATATAGAGGAGGGATTCCAATACCGCCAATCGATCCATGCCTTGGAGGAGGTCATGCTGCAGCGTATCGCCAATCCCCTGATGTATAATATCGTATATTTTTATCTCTTCGGCGACTATCGGAAGCACGTTGACAATCTGAAGACAGCACTCGACTTCTCCAGCCGCATAATAGAGGAGAGGCGAAAGCTCTTCCAGCACAAGGACGATGTTGGGAAGAGGCAGCGATATGCGATGCTGGACACTCTGTTGGCTGCTGAGGCAGAGGGCCAGATCGATCATCAGGGGATCTGCGACGAGGTCAACACCTTCATGTTCGCTGCGTACGACACCACCTCCACCTGCCTCATCTTCAGCCTGCTGATGCTGGCCTTGCGCGAGGATGTCCAAGAGCGCTGCTTCGAGGAGGTCCTACATCTTCCCCAGGACCACGACGAGGCCTCTATGCTCCAGTTCAACGAACTGTTCTACCTGGAATGCGTTATCAAGGAGTCCCTGAGGATGCTGCCCTCGATTCCCGTCATCGGACGAAAAGTGACGGAGGAGTGTGTGGTGAACGGACTAATCATGCCCCGAAACACCCAGATCAACCTGCACATCTATGACATTATGAGGGATCCGCGTCACTTTCCAGATCCCGAATCATTCCAACCAGATCGCTTTTTAACGGAAAACACTACGAATCGCCATCGGTTCGGGTTTGTGCCTTTCAGCGCCGGGAAGAGGAGCTGCATCGGCCAGAAGTTTGCCATCCTCGAGATGAAGGTGCTCCTGGCCGCCATCCTAAGGAGTTTCAGGATCCTGCCTGTCACCACATTGCAGAGCCTCACTTTTGAGACTGGGATAGGTCTGCGAACGCAACAGGATGTCAAGGTAAAGTTGCAGCTAAGGGAGTAA
- the LOC6497210 gene encoding probable cytochrome P450 4ac1 codes for MWIALLGTPALLVVLWLLLKKLNESYFILSLSRRVRTEDGSPLESKVAVMPGKTIFGNNLDILNFTPASVFNFVRESTAKAKGRNYLWYFLFAPMYNVVRAEEAEEIFQSTKLITKNVVYELIRPFLGDGLLISTDQKWHSRRKALTPAFHFNVLQSFLAIFKEECNKFIKVLNENLDGELDLNQVIPQFTLNNICETALGVKLDDMSEGNGYRKAIHAIEEILIQRVCNPLMYYNWYFFLNGDYRKHEHNLRIVHDFASGIIQRKRELFKQKQLGHVDEFGKKQRYAMLDTLLAAEAEGQIDHEGICDEVNTFMFEGYDTTSTCLIFTLLMLALHEDVQTRCYEEVQNLPEDSDETTVFQYNELVYLECAIKESLRMFPSVPFIGRQCVEECVVNGMVMPKDTQISLHIYDIMRDPRHFPKPNQYQPERFLPENTVNRHPFAFVPFSAGQRNCIGQKFAILEMKVLLAAVLRNFRLLPATQLEDLTFENGIVLRTQENIKVKLVKREASS; via the exons ATGTGGATCGCCTTGCTGGGAACACCCGCTCTACTAGTAGTCCTTTGGCTGCTACTCAAGAAACTAAACGAATCCTACTTCATCCTTTCCCTATCCAGAAGAGTACGGACCGAGGATGGCAGTCCCCTCGAAAGCAAAGTGGCCGTAATGCCCGGTAAGACCATTTTCGGCAACAATCTGGACATTCTCAACTTTACACCTG CTAGTGTGTTTAATTTTGTGAGGGAATCCACGGCCAAGGCCAAGGGCAGGAATTATCTGTGGTATTTCCTATTCGCACCCATGTACAATGTGGTTCGCGCCGAGGAGGCTGAGGAGATATTCCAGAGCACCAAGCTGATTACGAAGAATGTGGTTTACGAGCTGATTAGACCGTTCCTGGGGGACGGCCTTCTGATTAGCACAG ACCAGAAATGGCACTCCAGGAGGAAGGCCTTGACTCCGGCTTTCCACTTCAATGTTCTGCAGTCTTTCTTGGCTATTTTCAA GGAGGAGTGCAATAAGTTCATCAAAGTTTTGAATGAAAATCTAGATGGCGAACTGGATCTTAACCAAGTCATTCCACAGTTTACATTGAACAATATCTGTG AAACCGCCTTGGGAGTCAAGCTGGACGACATGTCGGAGGGCAATGGCTACCGGAAAGCCATCCATGCCATTGAGGAAATTCTGATCCAACGCGTCTGCAATCCGCTCATGTACTACAACTGGTACTTCTTCCTGAACGGAGACTATCGGAAGCACGAGCACAACCTCCGGATAGTCCATGACTTCGCTTCCGGGATTATCCAGCGCAAGAGAGAGCTCTTCAAGCAGAAGCAACTGGGCCATGTGGACGAGTTTGGCAAGAAGCAGCGGTATGCGATGCTGGACACCTTGCTGGCGGCCGAGGCCGAGGGCCAGATAGACCATGAGGGCATCTGCGACGAGGTCAACACCTTCATGTTCGAGGGATACGACACCACCTCCACCTGCCTCATCTTCACCCTGCTGATGCTGGCCCTCCACGAGGACGTGCAGACGCGCTGCTACGAGGAGGTCCAGAATCTTCCCGAGGATAGCGACGAGACTACGGTGTTCCAGTACAACGAACTGGTCTACTTGGAGTGTGCCATCAAGGAGTCCCTGAGGATGTTCCCCTCTGTGCCCTTCATTGGCCGCCAGTGCGTGGAGGAGTGTGTGGTCAACGGCATGGTGATGCCGAAGGACACGCAGATCAGTCTCCACATATACGACATCATGAGGGATCCGCGTCACTTCCCCAAGCCGAATCAGTACCAGCCGGAGAGGTTCCTTCCCGAGAACACCGTGAACCGGCATCCCTTCGCATTCGTGCCGTTCAGCGCCGGACAGAGGAACTGCATTGGACAGAAGTTCGCCATTCTGGAAATGAAGGTGCTCCTGGCCGCCGTCCTCAGGAACTTCAGGCTGCTGCCAGCCACCCAGTTGGAGGATCTCACGTTTGAGAATGGAATCGTTTTGCGAACCCAGGAGAACATCAAAGTGAAATTAGTGAAGAGGGAAGCTAGTTCCTAG